One segment of Streptosporangium brasiliense DNA contains the following:
- a CDS encoding type I polyketide synthase has product MSPASTHGPRAAERDSAGTDIAVVGIACRYPGARGPEEYWRLIRDGRRGIRELTREELAEGGAGRERIADPALVPVAGVLWDAECFDAAFFGYPAREAALIDPQQRIFLEEAWHAMEDAGHTPDRFAGTVGVYAGQTLGTHRERSHRTFLGTSADLLMAADDKDFLPTRVSYKLGLTGPSIAVQTACSTSLVAIHLACRALITHDCDMALAGGVSWTPLRRQGYLHQEGGVWSADGQVRSFDRDASGFVPADGLGIVVLRRLADALADGDRIYAVVKGSAVNNDGSDKLSYAAPGVRGQQAVVEAALAVSAIGPDTVSYVEAHGTATAIGDAVEVAALTRAYRATAAAGRGYCRVGSVKSNIGHTDAAAGVAGLIKVALMLYHGRIPPSPLMPLRPNPEIDFETSPFRPATEAEDWPETGAPRRGAVSSFGIGGTNAHVILEQPPPRPAGPPARPWQLMALSARDEAALAEMARSCADALQDASDAELADLAYTLADGRRRFSHRYAGVFRDRSHAVAALRERAAGAPFSRAWAARGDVVFMFPGGGTQYPSMGRELYHDEPVFRAAVDECLGLLPDRTTAGRLHALWAVHGEKSTAEETDPSLALPAVFVMEIALNRLVESFGVRPALLIGHSLGEYAAACVAGVVSLRDALAIVVKRGELLSRLRDGAMLSVSAPAQEIEPFLDAEVCLSAVNGPNICVLAGLSARIAEVHRSLDRQGIVCRLLPLGTAAHSPLVDPVLGEFRAFLDGIELRAPSVPVVSNVTGDDKADLSDPEYWVAHLRRTVRFDAGLGHVLAQGPKVLVEVGPGTTLTTLAGAQAGQDFVVVNTTRHPLDERPDREVLLRALARLWEAGVEVDLPALWPRPRRRHPAVPYPFTPTLHLPGPARATEPAPAERSPEGLYGVTWKRAVETRPAVLEATVEETGWVLFSDSSPLADAITAVLEKRGAPVAVVTPGREFRRGSSPRVTAVPRRPEHCEIDPRRPEHYERLLKTARPGPGGPLRIICLWGAALPADVCPPLSEVTGLAHALGGRLGRTDLCLVTRGALEITGAERLDPRAALTIGAAGPLRCELTDVPVRLVDVDADDSADQRWRAGQILGEFSRPPRQDPVGLRGGHRWLRGFDPLETPPGTVPSLRPGGTYVITGGMSGIGLRLAGHLARAHSARLALVGRGTRGTPPADGPGVDGETLLAGREGDILLRHADVADPAALGEVLEEVRSRFGAIHGVIHAAGVPGGGMAQFLDRESIDAALRAKTTGTAALLSALAETDTHPDFIMLCSSLAAFSGAPGLACYGAANAFLDTFALRARRDGTPVLSVNWDRWNGVGMAREVERHHRELTGEALSGGLSPDEGIAAFERCLTAVCLGQVVVSARPPGAAHVPDPVSAAPRPGRSSALTGPAADGTGGSGETGGWSPRELELLAVWQEVLGAGAIGRHDDFFSLGGHSLSALQVVQRCRERLGVRLSVKALFGAPTIEGLAKELAEAPAAGEEEPGGRRLLMDLEGSDDS; this is encoded by the coding sequence GTGAGTCCGGCGAGCACTCATGGACCGCGGGCGGCGGAACGTGATTCCGCGGGCACCGACATCGCCGTCGTCGGCATCGCCTGCAGATACCCCGGCGCTCGCGGTCCCGAGGAGTACTGGCGGCTCATCCGCGACGGCCGTCGGGGAATCCGCGAGCTCACCCGCGAGGAGCTCGCCGAAGGCGGCGCCGGCCGTGAGCGGATCGCCGATCCCGCTCTCGTCCCCGTGGCCGGGGTCCTGTGGGACGCCGAGTGCTTCGACGCGGCCTTCTTCGGATATCCGGCACGCGAGGCGGCCCTCATCGACCCGCAGCAGCGCATATTCCTCGAAGAGGCGTGGCACGCCATGGAGGACGCCGGCCACACACCCGACCGGTTCGCCGGCACCGTCGGCGTCTACGCGGGCCAGACCCTCGGCACCCACCGTGAGAGGAGTCACCGGACCTTCCTCGGCACCTCCGCCGACCTGCTCATGGCCGCCGACGACAAGGACTTCCTGCCCACCCGGGTCTCCTACAAGCTGGGCCTGACCGGACCGAGCATCGCCGTACAGACCGCCTGCTCCACGTCCCTGGTCGCGATCCACCTGGCCTGCCGGGCGCTCATCACCCATGACTGCGACATGGCCCTGGCGGGCGGGGTCTCCTGGACCCCCCTGCGCCGCCAGGGCTACCTCCACCAGGAAGGCGGCGTCTGGTCGGCCGACGGCCAGGTCCGCTCCTTCGACCGGGACGCCTCGGGCTTCGTCCCCGCCGACGGCCTCGGAATCGTGGTCCTGCGCAGGCTCGCCGACGCGCTGGCCGACGGGGACCGCATCTACGCGGTGGTCAAGGGGAGCGCCGTCAACAACGACGGCTCGGACAAGCTCAGCTACGCGGCACCGGGCGTCCGTGGGCAGCAGGCGGTGGTGGAGGCGGCGCTCGCGGTCTCCGCCATCGGTCCGGACACCGTCTCCTACGTCGAGGCCCACGGGACGGCCACCGCGATCGGAGACGCGGTGGAGGTCGCCGCGCTCACCCGGGCATACCGGGCCACCGCCGCGGCGGGCCGGGGGTACTGCCGCGTGGGTTCGGTGAAGTCCAACATCGGGCACACCGACGCGGCGGCCGGAGTGGCGGGTCTCATCAAGGTCGCGTTGATGCTGTACCACGGCCGGATCCCGCCGAGCCCGCTCATGCCCCTGCGCCCCAACCCCGAGATCGACTTCGAGACGAGCCCGTTCCGCCCCGCGACCGAGGCCGAGGACTGGCCGGAAACCGGCGCCCCGCGCCGGGGAGCCGTCAGCTCCTTCGGCATCGGAGGCACCAACGCTCACGTGATCCTCGAACAGCCGCCGCCCCGCCCAGCCGGGCCTCCCGCCCGCCCGTGGCAGCTCATGGCCCTGTCGGCGCGCGACGAGGCGGCCCTGGCCGAGATGGCCCGCTCCTGCGCCGACGCGCTCCAGGACGCCTCCGACGCCGAGCTCGCCGATCTCGCCTACACCCTGGCGGACGGACGCCGCCGCTTCTCCCACCGGTACGCGGGAGTCTTCCGCGACCGGTCCCACGCCGTGGCGGCTCTGCGGGAGCGGGCGGCCGGAGCGCCGTTCTCGCGCGCCTGGGCGGCACGGGGCGATGTGGTGTTCATGTTCCCGGGAGGGGGGACGCAGTATCCCTCGATGGGGCGGGAGCTCTACCACGACGAACCGGTCTTCCGCGCGGCCGTGGACGAGTGCCTGGGCCTGCTGCCCGACCGCACCACCGCCGGGCGGCTCCACGCCCTGTGGGCCGTGCACGGTGAGAAGAGCACGGCTGAGGAGACCGACCCCTCGCTGGCGCTGCCGGCCGTGTTCGTCATGGAGATCGCGCTGAACCGGCTCGTCGAATCCTTCGGGGTCAGGCCCGCCCTGCTGATCGGGCACAGCCTCGGGGAGTACGCCGCGGCCTGCGTCGCCGGCGTGGTGTCGCTGCGCGACGCGCTGGCGATCGTGGTCAAACGCGGTGAGCTCCTGTCTCGGTTGCGCGACGGAGCGATGCTCTCGGTCTCGGCCCCGGCGCAGGAGATCGAGCCCTTCCTCGACGCCGAGGTCTGCCTGTCAGCCGTCAACGGACCGAACATCTGCGTGCTGGCCGGCCTGTCCGCCCGTATCGCCGAGGTCCACCGGTCCCTGGACCGGCAGGGGATCGTCTGCCGTCTGCTCCCGCTCGGCACCGCCGCCCACTCCCCCCTGGTCGACCCCGTCCTCGGCGAGTTCCGCGCCTTCCTGGACGGCATCGAACTGCGCGCCCCCTCGGTGCCCGTGGTGTCCAACGTGACGGGGGACGACAAGGCCGATCTCAGCGACCCCGAGTACTGGGTCGCCCACCTGCGCCGGACGGTCCGGTTCGACGCGGGGCTCGGCCACGTTTTGGCCCAGGGCCCGAAGGTCCTCGTCGAAGTGGGACCCGGAACCACGCTGACCACGCTGGCCGGGGCCCAGGCAGGGCAGGACTTCGTCGTCGTCAACACCACCCGCCACCCGCTGGACGAGCGCCCCGACAGGGAGGTCCTGCTGCGCGCGCTGGCCCGGCTGTGGGAGGCCGGCGTCGAGGTCGACCTGCCCGCGCTCTGGCCGCGGCCGCGCCGGCGACACCCCGCGGTCCCCTATCCCTTCACCCCCACCCTCCACCTGCCCGGACCGGCGCGCGCCACGGAACCCGCGCCCGCGGAGCGTTCACCTGAGGGGCTCTACGGGGTCACCTGGAAACGCGCCGTGGAAACGCGCCCGGCGGTTCTCGAAGCCACCGTGGAGGAGACGGGATGGGTCCTGTTCTCCGACTCCTCCCCCCTCGCCGATGCGATCACCGCCGTGCTGGAGAAACGGGGAGCCCCCGTCGCCGTCGTCACCCCGGGGCGGGAGTTCCGGCGCGGGTCCTCACCTCGGGTCACGGCCGTCCCGCGGCGTCCCGAACACTGCGAGATCGACCCTCGACGTCCCGAGCACTACGAGCGGCTGCTGAAAACGGCCCGGCCCGGGCCGGGCGGACCGCTGCGGATCATCTGCCTGTGGGGGGCGGCGCTCCCCGCGGACGTGTGCCCGCCGCTGAGCGAGGTCACCGGCCTGGCCCACGCCTTGGGCGGCCGCCTCGGGAGGACGGATCTCTGCCTGGTAACCAGAGGAGCGCTGGAGATCACCGGAGCCGAACGGCTCGATCCTCGGGCGGCTCTCACGATCGGGGCCGCCGGACCGCTCCGCTGCGAGCTGACCGATGTGCCCGTCCGGCTCGTGGACGTGGACGCCGACGACAGCGCGGACCAGAGGTGGCGGGCCGGGCAGATCCTCGGCGAATTCTCCCGTCCTCCGCGGCAGGACCCCGTCGGCCTCCGGGGGGGCCACCGGTGGCTGCGGGGATTCGACCCGCTGGAGACGCCGCCCGGCACGGTCCCCTCACTTCGCCCGGGCGGAACCTATGTGATCACCGGCGGCATGAGCGGGATCGGACTGCGGCTGGCCGGGCATCTGGCACGCGCCCACTCGGCGCGGCTCGCCCTCGTCGGGCGGGGCACGCGCGGCACGCCACCGGCGGACGGGCCCGGCGTGGACGGGGAGACGCTGCTCGCGGGGCGGGAGGGCGACATCCTGCTCCGCCACGCGGACGTCGCCGACCCGGCGGCCCTCGGAGAAGTCCTGGAAGAGGTCCGGTCGCGGTTCGGCGCGATCCACGGCGTGATCCACGCCGCCGGCGTGCCGGGCGGCGGCATGGCGCAGTTCCTGGACAGGGAGAGCATCGACGCCGCTCTGCGGGCGAAGACCACCGGAACCGCCGCGTTGCTCTCCGCCCTCGCCGAGACGGACACGCATCCCGACTTCATCATGTTGTGCTCCTCACTCGCCGCCTTCTCCGGCGCTCCCGGCCTGGCCTGCTACGGCGCGGCCAACGCCTTCCTGGACACCTTCGCGCTGCGCGCGCGGCGCGACGGAACACCGGTCCTGTCGGTCAACTGGGATCGCTGGAACGGCGTCGGGATGGCCCGCGAGGTGGAACGCCACCACCGCGAACTCACCGGCGAGGCGCTGAGCGGCGGACTGAGCCCCGACGAGGGAATCGCGGCCTTCGAAAGGTGCCTGACCGCCGTCTGCCTGGGCCAGGTCGTCGTGTCCGCCCGCCCTCCCGGGGCCGCCCACGTCCCGGACCCGGTGTCCGCCGCACCCCGGCCCGGACGCTCCTCCGCCCTCACCGGACCCGCCGCCGACGGCACCGGCGGGTCCGGTGAAACCGGCGGGTGGAGTCCCCGCGAGCTGGAACTCCTGGCGGTGTGGCAGGAGGTGCTCGGCGCCGGCGCCATCGGCAGACATGACGACTTCTTCAGCCTGGGCGGACATTCGCTGAGCGCGCTGCAGGTCGTCCAGCGCTGCAGGGAACGGCTCGGGGTGCGGCTCTCGGTGAAAGCGCTCTTCGGCGCCCCGACGATCGAGGGCCTGGCCAAGGAACTCGCCGAGGCCCCGGCGGCCGGCGAAGAGGAGCCGGGCGGAAGGCGGCTCCTGATGGATCTCGAAGGAAGTGACGACTCATGA
- a CDS encoding thioesterase II family protein, producing MTETIPDGSRLWLRRQRPLPGPRLRLICMPHAGGTPAFYRGWQARLPADIEFATVCYPGRQDRIGEPPITRMDLLSDRICQALAPLADRPLALFGHSMGAVVAYEVAVRLATRQGVTPAALLVSAHIAPQVHGSGIGKIPLRDDELAAQARSADPLLRRFPELMSVVLPALRADHDLLYAYRPACTPRLPVPITAYRGADDERVSQEDMRAWSPVTDAGIEFRTFPGGHFYLLQAEADLVADIGDRLGSIPATR from the coding sequence ATGACCGAGACGATCCCGGACGGCTCCCGGCTCTGGCTCCGTCGACAGCGCCCGCTCCCCGGACCACGGCTGCGACTCATCTGCATGCCCCATGCCGGCGGCACCCCGGCCTTCTACCGAGGCTGGCAGGCCCGGCTCCCCGCCGACATCGAGTTCGCCACCGTGTGCTATCCGGGACGGCAGGACAGGATCGGTGAACCTCCGATCACCCGTATGGACCTCCTCTCCGACCGTATCTGCCAGGCACTGGCACCCCTGGCCGACCGGCCGCTCGCCCTGTTCGGGCACAGCATGGGGGCCGTGGTCGCCTACGAGGTCGCGGTCCGGCTCGCCACGCGGCAGGGCGTCACTCCGGCCGCGTTGCTGGTGTCCGCGCACATCGCGCCGCAGGTGCACGGCAGCGGCATAGGGAAGATCCCTCTCCGTGACGACGAGCTCGCGGCGCAGGCCCGCTCCGCCGATCCGCTGCTGCGGCGCTTCCCCGAGCTGATGAGCGTGGTGCTGCCCGCGCTACGGGCGGACCACGATCTCCTGTACGCCTACCGGCCCGCGTGCACTCCGCGGCTGCCCGTCCCGATCACCGCCTACCGGGGGGCGGACGACGAGCGGGTGAGCCAGGAGGACATGCGCGCCTGGAGCCCTGTCACGGATGCCGGCATCGAGTTCCGCACCTTCCCCGGAGGGCATTTCTACCTGTTGCAGGCGGAAGCGGACCTCGTCGCCGACATCGGCGACCGCCTCGGCTCGATTCCGGCAACCCGCTGA
- a CDS encoding non-ribosomal peptide synthetase, with the protein MRGFDPSGEKAGAHHLFAAWARTAPTRDALVHRGGRMTYAELEERAGALSEELVSAGTRAGDMVGVLTEHSFLLPVVVLAVWKAGAAYVPLPPPHLARRTELVLADTDARLVVSELDPHRILPGHGLRAVRPDGPGRVGRSDAGHTGSDGAAVTGEGDLAYVLYTSGSTGTPKGVMVEHGGVTNLAEGLRSLFGDLEGARVLQFAPFTFDAWVWELSMSLLNGGTLCVPPPGAPLCGPELSRILREFGVTHLSGAPSLLATLPDDEPIPVTTMTSGGEPLPEYLVERWGTRLRLFNAYGPTEATVSATAGRCRPGEGKPSVGRPLSGVEVHILDPAGDPVPDGETGELCVAGRGVARGYANRPELTRERFVPDPFSGRPGARLYRTGDLARRLPGGAVDFMGRIDGQLNIRGYRIEPGEVEAALTCHPRVTGAAVIATGEPGAVRLTAYAQLTAGPPLSSGEVRDFLADLLPAYMIPSVFVTLDRLPLTSHGKVDRGALPSPKVRPRAAGGESLPASVREREVSEVVGRILRLDDIGVEENFFDLGGTSADLVRLQAEVKKRWGVLVPIADLTAAHNVRLLAALLDERDGHGESRAEMPTASRMKLLDGGRRLGERLGKEQTR; encoded by the coding sequence ATGCGCGGTTTCGACCCGAGCGGTGAGAAGGCCGGTGCGCACCACCTCTTCGCGGCGTGGGCGCGGACCGCGCCCACGCGTGACGCCCTCGTCCACCGGGGCGGGCGGATGACCTACGCGGAGCTGGAGGAGCGTGCCGGCGCCCTGTCCGAGGAGCTCGTCTCAGCGGGAACGCGGGCGGGCGACATGGTCGGTGTCCTGACGGAGCACTCGTTCCTGCTGCCCGTCGTGGTGCTGGCCGTCTGGAAGGCCGGTGCCGCCTACGTGCCCCTGCCGCCGCCGCACCTGGCCAGGCGCACCGAACTGGTGCTGGCCGACACGGACGCCCGGCTCGTCGTCTCCGAGCTGGACCCGCACCGCATCCTGCCCGGACACGGTCTGCGGGCCGTACGGCCGGACGGACCCGGCCGTGTGGGGAGAAGCGACGCAGGTCACACGGGCTCGGACGGCGCGGCCGTGACGGGTGAGGGAGACCTGGCCTACGTCCTCTACACCTCGGGATCGACCGGCACCCCGAAGGGGGTGATGGTGGAGCACGGCGGCGTGACCAACCTGGCGGAGGGGCTGCGGAGCCTGTTCGGCGACCTGGAGGGGGCGCGGGTCCTGCAGTTCGCGCCGTTCACGTTCGACGCCTGGGTGTGGGAGCTGTCCATGAGCCTGCTCAACGGGGGGACCCTGTGCGTCCCCCCGCCGGGGGCGCCGCTGTGCGGCCCGGAGCTGAGCCGGATCCTGCGCGAGTTCGGCGTCACCCACCTGTCCGGCGCTCCCTCGCTCCTGGCCACCCTGCCGGACGACGAGCCGATACCGGTCACCACCATGACATCGGGCGGTGAACCGCTGCCGGAGTACCTGGTGGAGCGGTGGGGGACGCGGCTGCGGCTGTTCAACGCCTACGGCCCGACGGAGGCCACCGTGTCCGCGACGGCGGGACGCTGCCGGCCGGGAGAGGGCAAGCCCTCCGTCGGCCGCCCGCTGAGCGGGGTCGAGGTCCACATCCTCGACCCGGCCGGTGACCCCGTACCGGACGGCGAGACCGGTGAGTTGTGCGTCGCCGGACGCGGAGTGGCGCGGGGATACGCGAACCGGCCGGAGCTGACCCGGGAGAGGTTCGTCCCCGACCCGTTCTCCGGCCGCCCTGGAGCACGCCTGTACCGGACCGGGGACCTGGCCCGGCGGCTGCCCGGAGGCGCCGTCGACTTCATGGGGCGGATCGACGGCCAGCTCAACATCCGGGGATACCGCATCGAGCCGGGCGAGGTCGAGGCGGCGCTGACGTGCCACCCCCGCGTCACCGGGGCGGCGGTGATCGCGACCGGGGAGCCCGGAGCCGTCCGGCTCACCGCCTATGCGCAGCTCACCGCGGGGCCGCCGCTCTCCTCGGGGGAAGTGCGGGATTTCCTGGCCGACCTGCTCCCGGCGTACATGATCCCGTCGGTTTTCGTCACGCTGGACCGGCTCCCGCTGACGTCCCACGGCAAGGTCGACCGCGGCGCCCTGCCCTCCCCGAAGGTCCGGCCGCGAGCGGCGGGCGGGGAGTCGCTCCCCGCGTCCGTCCGCGAACGGGAGGTGAGCGAGGTGGTGGGGCGGATCCTGCGTCTGGACGACATCGGCGTCGAGGAGAACTTCTTCGACCTCGGGGGCACTTCGGCCGATCTCGTCAGACTCCAGGCAGAGGTCAAGAAGCGCTGGGGGGTGCTGGTGCCCATCGCCGACCTCACGGCGGCCCACAACGTGCGGCTGCTGGCGGCGTTGCTCGACGAGCGCGACGGACACGGTGAGAGCAGGGCCGAGATGCCCACCGCGAGCAGGATGAAACTGCTCGACGGCGGCCGTCGGCTCGGGGAGCGTCTCGGAAAGGAACAGACGAGGTGA
- a CDS encoding NAD(P)-dependent oxidoreductase yields the protein MTDVTVIGTGVIGSAVARACARSGLEVSVWNRTRERSDALVEEGIRSHPTAAGAVAASPIVLMCLLNYDITHRVIGEASPDLSGRLVVQNASGTPENVLPLRERVEAGNGVYMEAAILNYPDAIGTEDCFTVYGGAAEDFERLKGVRSALGGRQAYLGADPTYVKAYHVVSSAFYYAFINGFLECSAIAEAMGVPLADFAESVPLYDPGFQNTIEVGLDLIKRGDYTYEQAPLTSHLDVLDNLTGIAEQAGIDRSYLGVMRERVREAMDRGYRREHIAVLTTWFRDRRESSAGRMPVGGR from the coding sequence ATGACGGACGTCACGGTCATCGGGACCGGAGTGATCGGTTCCGCGGTCGCGCGGGCCTGCGCGCGTTCCGGGTTGGAGGTCTCGGTCTGGAACCGTACGCGCGAGCGGTCGGACGCGCTCGTCGAGGAGGGCATCCGTTCCCACCCGACGGCGGCCGGCGCCGTCGCGGCCTCGCCGATCGTGCTGATGTGCCTGCTCAACTACGACATCACCCACCGGGTCATCGGCGAGGCGTCCCCGGACCTCTCCGGCAGGCTCGTCGTCCAGAACGCCAGCGGAACTCCCGAGAACGTCCTCCCGCTACGCGAGCGGGTGGAGGCCGGGAACGGGGTATACATGGAGGCCGCGATCCTCAACTACCCCGACGCCATCGGGACCGAGGACTGCTTCACCGTCTACGGCGGGGCCGCTGAGGACTTCGAGCGGCTGAAAGGCGTGAGGTCCGCGCTGGGCGGCAGACAGGCCTATCTCGGCGCCGATCCCACGTATGTGAAGGCGTACCACGTCGTCTCCAGCGCCTTCTACTACGCGTTCATCAACGGCTTCCTCGAATGCTCGGCCATCGCGGAGGCCATGGGCGTCCCGCTGGCGGACTTCGCCGAATCGGTGCCGCTCTACGATCCCGGCTTCCAGAACACGATCGAGGTCGGCCTCGACCTCATCAAGCGCGGGGACTACACCTACGAGCAGGCTCCGCTCACCTCCCACCTGGACGTCCTCGACAACCTGACCGGCATCGCGGAGCAGGCCGGGATCGACCGCTCCTACCTCGGCGTGATGCGCGAGCGTGTGCGTGAAGCAATGGACCGGGGCTACCGGCGCGAGCACATCGCGGTGCTCACCACGTGGTTCCGCGACCGCCGCGAGTCGTCCGCCGGCCGGATGCCCGTCGGCGGCAGGTGA
- a CDS encoding SAM-dependent methyltransferase: MSMESVRPVPPPHSETEAMYNGIAALVEATAGPDRHYGFWAGHQDGASIGEATGRLTDLVASKLNVGPGSHVLDVGCGNGGPAVRIAQTSGARVTAIDVDRQALRNGAERARSQEVAALVEFRRIDAMDLPFAPASFDAVLAFESTPHFDIFPLYQGISRVLRPGGRLVVETPYPRTPMTEETRRRISPYLSMLNAVSLDPPEQHLSAARAAGMAAVELIDITDNVRHSFPRLVRGLRERRAHLEAVGGAAEADRLLDAFSAWADATEIGGVIMTFTRIQDGALT, translated from the coding sequence ATGAGCATGGAAAGCGTCCGGCCGGTTCCGCCCCCGCATTCGGAGACCGAAGCGATGTACAACGGGATCGCGGCCCTGGTGGAGGCGACCGCCGGACCTGATCGCCACTACGGCTTCTGGGCGGGACATCAGGACGGGGCCTCGATCGGGGAGGCCACCGGGAGGTTGACCGACCTCGTGGCGTCCAAGCTGAACGTGGGACCCGGGTCGCATGTGCTGGACGTGGGCTGCGGAAACGGCGGCCCGGCGGTCCGCATCGCACAGACGTCGGGGGCCCGGGTCACCGCGATCGACGTCGACCGGCAGGCGCTGCGCAACGGCGCCGAGCGCGCCCGGTCGCAAGAGGTGGCCGCACTGGTGGAGTTCCGGCGGATCGACGCGATGGACCTTCCGTTCGCCCCGGCCTCGTTCGACGCGGTGCTGGCGTTCGAGAGCACCCCGCATTTCGACATCTTCCCGCTCTACCAGGGCATCTCCCGGGTTCTGCGTCCCGGAGGCCGCCTGGTGGTCGAGACTCCGTACCCGCGCACGCCGATGACCGAGGAGACCCGGCGGCGGATCAGCCCCTACCTGTCCATGCTGAACGCGGTCTCCCTTGACCCACCTGAGCAGCATCTTTCGGCAGCGCGTGCGGCGGGGATGGCCGCCGTGGAGCTCATCGACATCACCGACAACGTCCGCCACTCCTTTCCCCGCCTGGTGCGGGGGCTCCGGGAGCGCAGAGCCCACCTGGAGGCCGTAGGCGGTGCGGCCGAGGCCGACCGGCTGCTGGACGCCTTCTCCGCGTGGGCGGACGCCACCGAGATCGGTGGCGTGATCATGACCTTCACCAGGATCCAGGATGGAGCACTGACATGA
- a CDS encoding cytochrome P450: MTPPHPTAPIFVRRSSTCPFDPAEELTRLRAREPVTRITLSTGASAWMVTRYTDVRQVISDQARFSSEAAIDGPIPPPMPQGGFPPPRPGFFSTYGPREHARVRRILNAEFSARRMREFRPRVETVVDEELDAIDRLGPPADLVADFALAVPSRLFFELLGIPEVDRSGLLPYVGTLLDFTAAPQDQAVAFGELDGYMRGFVDECHRAPGRGLIGRTIASHGAELSDAEIAGIAAQLLLAGYATTSGTIALGVLLLLRHPDQAAALRDGSADPQRAVEELLRHLSVVAFGKVFTAAGDTVVGGKEVKAGEYVLCQLPSANRDSDLSPGLDRFDITREPPPPHLAFGHGVRHCLGAELARMELRIGIPRLLRRFPGLRLAVPFDGLRFTPMNAAYSVESLPVSW; the protein is encoded by the coding sequence GTGACCCCGCCCCACCCGACCGCTCCGATCTTCGTCCGCCGGTCGAGCACCTGCCCGTTCGACCCGGCCGAAGAACTCACCCGCCTCCGGGCCCGGGAACCGGTGACCCGCATCACCCTGTCCACCGGGGCGAGCGCGTGGATGGTCACCCGCTACACCGACGTACGCCAGGTGATCTCCGACCAGGCCCGGTTCAGCTCCGAAGCGGCGATCGACGGCCCGATCCCCCCGCCCATGCCGCAAGGAGGCTTTCCCCCACCGCGTCCGGGGTTCTTCTCGACCTACGGTCCCCGCGAGCACGCCCGCGTCCGGCGGATCCTCAACGCCGAGTTCAGTGCGCGCCGGATGCGGGAGTTCCGCCCGCGGGTCGAGACCGTGGTCGACGAGGAGCTGGACGCGATCGACCGTCTGGGACCTCCCGCCGACCTGGTGGCGGACTTCGCGCTCGCCGTCCCGTCACGGCTGTTCTTCGAACTCCTCGGGATCCCGGAAGTGGATCGGTCCGGGCTCCTGCCGTACGTGGGCACGTTGCTCGACTTCACCGCGGCCCCGCAGGACCAGGCGGTCGCGTTCGGCGAACTGGACGGGTACATGCGCGGCTTCGTCGACGAGTGCCACCGCGCCCCGGGGCGCGGCCTCATCGGCAGGACGATCGCCTCGCACGGGGCGGAGCTGTCCGACGCCGAGATCGCCGGGATCGCCGCCCAGTTGCTGCTCGCGGGATACGCGACGACGTCCGGGACGATCGCCCTGGGCGTCCTGCTGCTGCTGCGCCACCCCGACCAGGCCGCGGCGCTGCGTGACGGCTCCGCCGACCCGCAGCGCGCCGTCGAGGAGCTGCTCCGTCACCTGTCGGTGGTCGCCTTCGGGAAGGTGTTCACCGCCGCCGGGGACACCGTGGTCGGCGGCAAGGAGGTCAAGGCCGGAGAGTACGTCCTGTGTCAGCTGCCCTCCGCCAACCGCGACAGCGACCTGAGCCCCGGCCTGGACCGGTTCGACATCACCCGCGAACCGCCGCCGCCCCATCTCGCCTTCGGGCACGGCGTGCGCCACTGCCTGGGCGCCGAGCTGGCCAGGATGGAACTGCGGATCGGCATCCCTCGTCTCCTGCGCCGCTTCCCCGGCCTGCGCCTGGCCGTCCCGTTCGACGGACTGCGGTTCACTCCGATGAACGCGGCATACAGCGTCGAATCGCTTCCGGTGTCGTGGTAG